In Microbacterium sp. SLBN-146, one genomic interval encodes:
- the gltB gene encoding glutamate synthase large subunit, giving the protein MASSPRHSGHGTVALGPSGFPAKQGMYNPDFEKDACGLAMVATLRGHAGHDIIDLALTALRNLEHRGAIGSDAGTGDGAGILTQMPDAFLRAVVEFDLPPVGEYAAGMAFLPRDDEERETQKQGIERIAASEGLTVLGWRSVPTDDEHLGKLSFAARPVFEQLFVAGHPRADAAPLSGIALDRRTFRLRKRSRTELGSYFVSLSSRTLGYKGMVTTLQLEPFYPDLSDDRFASELAVVHSRYSTNTFPSWPLAQPLRMLAHNGEINTVKGNRNWMRARQSQLESQLVGDIRPLLPICTEGASDSASFDEVLELLTLTGRSLPHAIMMMVPEAYEKQVDIDPQLRAFYDYHSLQMEPWDGPAALIFTDGTLVGATLDRNGLRPGRWTETTDGLVVIGSETGVLDFAPERIKRRGRLRPGRMFLVDTAQRRIVEDDEIKRDLATMHPWQEWLDEGRVRLADLPEREHIVHPIASITRRQRTFGYTEEEVRILLTPMGQNGAEPLGAMGSDTPVAVLSERPRLLFDYFTQQFAQVTNPPLDSIREEVVTSLSLGLGPERNLLDWGAAHTRTVTLDFPVIDNDELAKIQHIHTALPGRSSVTIRGLYRVASGAKGMQKRLAQMCAEVDQAIEDGAEFIVLSDRDSNKDLAPIPSLLMLAAVHHHLIRNETRMRVGLVVEAGDVREVHHVATLIGYGASAVNPYLAMETVEYLVRAGYITGIAPEKAVKNLIYALGKGVLKIMSKMGISTVSSYAGAQVFEAVGLSQDFIDTYFTGTETKLGGIGLDVITAENNARHAYAYPEDAAARAHERLWTGGEYQWRRDGSPHLFNPDTVFRLQHSTRTRRYDIFREYTKLVDDQAKELKTLRGLFRFKTGERPPVPIDEVESVSAIVKRFSTGAMSYGSISREAHETLAIAMNRIGGKSNTGEGGEDVDRLLDPERRSAIKQVASGRFGVTSLYLTEADDIQIKLAQGAKPGEGGQLPPTKVYPWVARTRHATAGVGLISPPPHHDIYSIEDLKQLIFDLKRANPGARVHVKLVSQSGIGAVAAGTAKALADVILISGHDGGTGASPLNSLKHAGTPWELGLAETQQTLMLNGMRDRVVVQVDGQLKTGRDVVIGALLGAEEFGFATAPLVVEGCIMMRVCHLDTCPVGVATQNPTLRARFTGKPEFVVNFMEFIAEEVRELLAELGYRSLDEIIGRTDLLDVDGAVRHWKASGLNLGPVLEGPPFAEDEPRRNMRSQQHELEEHFDVQLIERAAGVIADGGHIVIDLPIRNTERAVGTMLGHHVTRAHGENGLQSGSIEVNLTGSAGQSFGAFMPAGITLRLEGDSNDYVGKGLSGGQIVVRPPRTATFEASENVIAGNVIGYGATQGTMFLSGVVGERFFVRNSGATAVVEGVGDHALEYMTGGLAVILGTTGRNLGAGMSGGTAYIYKLDPDLVNREALANGELELGPLGSGDAEMLRDLLTQHVGETDSRLAASLLENFEAEVDNFVRVMPRDYAAVLLTRQEAAAEGLDPDGDVVWNRILEVTGG; this is encoded by the coding sequence ATGGCTTCGAGCCCCCGTCACAGCGGCCACGGCACTGTTGCCCTTGGTCCGTCAGGATTCCCCGCGAAGCAGGGAATGTACAACCCTGACTTCGAGAAGGACGCGTGCGGTCTCGCGATGGTCGCGACTCTTCGCGGCCACGCCGGACACGACATCATCGATCTCGCGCTGACGGCGCTGCGCAACCTCGAGCACCGCGGGGCCATCGGCTCCGACGCGGGCACGGGCGACGGCGCCGGCATCCTGACGCAGATGCCCGACGCGTTCCTGCGCGCCGTCGTGGAGTTCGACCTGCCGCCCGTGGGGGAGTACGCCGCCGGAATGGCCTTCCTCCCGCGGGACGACGAGGAGCGCGAGACCCAGAAGCAGGGCATCGAGCGCATCGCGGCATCCGAAGGACTCACGGTCCTCGGGTGGCGGAGCGTTCCCACCGATGACGAGCACCTCGGCAAGCTGTCCTTCGCCGCGCGCCCCGTCTTCGAGCAGCTCTTCGTCGCGGGACACCCCCGAGCCGACGCGGCCCCGCTGTCGGGCATCGCGCTGGACCGCCGGACCTTCCGTCTGCGCAAGCGCTCGCGCACCGAGCTGGGCTCGTACTTCGTGTCGCTCTCGAGCCGGACGCTCGGGTACAAGGGCATGGTCACGACCCTCCAGCTCGAGCCCTTCTACCCCGACCTCTCCGACGACCGGTTCGCCTCCGAGCTCGCCGTCGTGCACTCGCGCTACTCGACCAACACGTTCCCGTCATGGCCGCTCGCGCAGCCGCTGCGCATGCTGGCCCACAACGGCGAGATCAACACGGTCAAGGGAAACCGCAACTGGATGCGTGCACGCCAGTCGCAGCTCGAGTCCCAGCTCGTCGGCGACATCCGGCCGCTTCTCCCGATCTGCACCGAGGGTGCGAGCGACTCGGCCTCGTTCGACGAGGTGCTCGAGCTCTTGACCCTCACGGGCCGCAGCCTTCCGCACGCGATCATGATGATGGTCCCCGAGGCCTATGAGAAGCAGGTCGACATCGACCCGCAGCTGCGCGCCTTCTACGACTACCACTCGCTCCAGATGGAGCCGTGGGACGGCCCGGCGGCCCTCATCTTCACCGACGGCACGCTCGTCGGGGCGACACTCGACCGCAACGGCCTTCGTCCCGGACGGTGGACGGAGACGACCGACGGCCTGGTCGTCATCGGCAGCGAGACCGGCGTGCTCGATTTCGCACCCGAGCGCATCAAGCGTCGCGGACGTCTGCGCCCCGGCCGCATGTTCCTCGTCGACACGGCCCAGCGTCGCATCGTCGAGGACGACGAGATCAAGCGCGATCTCGCCACGATGCACCCCTGGCAGGAGTGGCTCGATGAGGGGCGGGTCCGCCTCGCCGACCTCCCCGAACGCGAGCACATCGTGCACCCCATCGCGTCGATCACGCGCCGCCAGCGCACATTCGGATACACGGAAGAAGAAGTCCGCATCCTGCTCACCCCGATGGGCCAGAACGGCGCGGAACCGCTCGGTGCCATGGGATCGGACACGCCTGTCGCCGTCCTGAGCGAGCGTCCGCGGCTGCTGTTCGACTACTTCACGCAGCAGTTCGCGCAGGTCACCAACCCTCCGCTGGACTCCATCCGCGAAGAAGTCGTGACGTCGCTGTCGCTGGGGCTCGGACCGGAGCGCAACCTGCTCGACTGGGGCGCCGCGCACACGAGGACGGTCACCCTCGACTTCCCCGTCATCGACAACGACGAGCTCGCGAAGATCCAGCACATCCACACGGCTCTCCCCGGACGCTCGTCCGTGACGATCCGTGGCCTCTACCGCGTGGCATCCGGCGCGAAGGGGATGCAGAAGCGTCTCGCCCAGATGTGCGCCGAGGTCGACCAGGCGATCGAAGACGGCGCCGAGTTCATCGTGCTGAGCGACCGCGACTCCAACAAGGATCTCGCGCCGATCCCGTCGCTGCTCATGCTCGCGGCCGTCCACCACCATCTCATCCGCAATGAGACGCGCATGCGCGTGGGCCTCGTGGTCGAAGCGGGCGACGTCCGCGAAGTGCATCACGTCGCGACGCTCATCGGCTACGGTGCCTCCGCGGTCAACCCGTACCTCGCGATGGAGACCGTCGAGTACCTCGTCCGCGCCGGCTACATCACGGGCATCGCGCCCGAAAAGGCGGTCAAGAACCTCATCTACGCCCTCGGCAAGGGCGTGCTGAAGATCATGTCCAAGATGGGCATCTCCACGGTGTCGTCCTACGCGGGCGCGCAGGTCTTCGAAGCCGTGGGGCTCTCGCAGGACTTCATCGACACGTACTTCACCGGAACCGAGACGAAGCTCGGCGGAATCGGGCTCGACGTCATCACGGCCGAGAACAACGCTCGGCACGCCTACGCGTACCCGGAGGATGCCGCGGCGCGGGCGCACGAGCGCCTGTGGACCGGCGGCGAGTACCAGTGGCGACGCGACGGCTCGCCGCACCTCTTCAACCCCGACACCGTCTTCCGCCTGCAGCACTCGACGCGCACCCGCCGGTACGACATCTTCCGCGAGTACACGAAGCTCGTCGACGACCAGGCGAAGGAGCTCAAGACCCTCCGCGGTCTGTTCCGGTTCAAGACGGGAGAGCGCCCGCCGGTTCCGATCGACGAGGTCGAATCGGTGTCCGCCATCGTCAAGCGCTTCTCGACGGGGGCGATGAGCTACGGCTCGATCTCGCGCGAAGCGCACGAGACGCTCGCGATCGCGATGAACCGCATCGGTGGCAAGTCCAACACGGGCGAAGGCGGGGAAGACGTCGACCGGCTCCTCGACCCCGAGCGCCGCAGCGCCATCAAGCAGGTCGCCTCCGGCCGGTTCGGGGTGACGAGCCTCTACCTGACCGAGGCCGACGACATCCAGATCAAGCTCGCTCAGGGTGCCAAGCCCGGCGAGGGCGGGCAGCTGCCACCGACGAAGGTGTACCCGTGGGTCGCTCGGACGCGTCACGCGACGGCCGGCGTCGGGCTCATCTCACCGCCGCCGCACCACGACATCTACTCGATCGAAGACCTCAAGCAGCTCATCTTCGACCTGAAGCGAGCCAACCCGGGCGCCCGTGTGCACGTCAAGCTCGTGAGCCAGTCCGGAATCGGGGCCGTCGCTGCAGGAACCGCGAAGGCACTCGCCGATGTCATCCTCATCTCGGGCCACGACGGCGGAACGGGAGCGAGTCCGCTCAACTCCCTGAAGCACGCGGGCACCCCGTGGGAACTCGGACTCGCCGAGACGCAGCAGACGCTCATGCTCAACGGCATGCGCGACCGTGTCGTGGTGCAGGTGGACGGACAGCTCAAGACCGGCCGCGACGTCGTGATCGGCGCGCTGCTCGGCGCCGAGGAGTTCGGCTTCGCGACGGCACCGCTCGTCGTGGAGGGCTGCATCATGATGCGGGTCTGCCACCTCGACACGTGCCCTGTCGGCGTCGCGACCCAGAACCCCACGCTGCGTGCCCGGTTCACGGGCAAGCCCGAGTTCGTCGTGAACTTCATGGAGTTCATCGCCGAAGAGGTGCGCGAGCTGCTTGCGGAACTCGGCTATCGGTCGCTCGACGAGATCATCGGCCGGACCGATCTGCTCGACGTCGACGGTGCCGTGCGCCACTGGAAGGCGAGCGGTCTCAATCTCGGCCCCGTCCTCGAGGGCCCGCCCTTCGCCGAGGACGAGCCGCGACGCAACATGCGCTCGCAGCAGCACGAACTCGAGGAGCACTTCGACGTGCAGCTCATCGAGCGAGCGGCCGGTGTCATCGCCGACGGTGGACACATCGTCATCGATCTCCCGATCCGCAACACGGAGCGCGCCGTCGGAACGATGCTCGGTCACCACGTGACACGGGCGCACGGCGAGAACGGCCTGCAGTCCGGTTCCATCGAGGTCAACCTGACGGGCTCGGCGGGACAGTCGTTCGGCGCCTTCATGCCGGCGGGAATCACGCTGCGACTGGAGGGGGACTCGAACGACTACGTCGGGAAGGGTCTCTCCGGTGGTCAGATCGTCGTCCGTCCTCCGCGCACCGCGACCTTCGAGGCATCCGAGAACGTCATCGCCGGAAACGTCATCGGTTATGGCGCGACGCAGGGAACGATGTTCCTGAGCGGCGTCGTGGGGGAGCGGTTCTTCGTCCGCAACTCCGGTGCGACGGCCGTCGTCGAGGGAGTGGGCGACCACGCCCTCGAGTACATGACCGGTGGTCTCGCGGTGATCCTCGGAACCACGGGACGCAACCTCGGTGCCGGAATGTCGGGCGGAACGGCATACATCTACAAGCTCGACCCGGACCTGGTCAACCGCGAAGCGCTCGCGAACGGCGAGCTCGAACTCGGGCCGCTGGGCTCCGGCGATGCCGAGATGCTCCGCGACCTGTTGACCCAGCACGTCGGCGAGACCGACTCGCGTCTCGCGGCCTCGCTCCTGGAGAACTTCGAGGCCGAGGTCGACAACTTCGTGCGGGTCATGCCGCGCGACTACGCCGCCGTGCTCCTCACGCGTCAGGAGGCGGCAGCAGAAGGACTCGACCCCGATGGGGATGTCGTGTGGAACAGGATTCTGGAGGTGACGGGTGGCTGA
- a CDS encoding glutamate synthase subunit beta has product MADPKGFLKTTERELPPRRPVPVRIMDWKEVYEPGDSAVLRRQAGRCMDCGVPFCHKGCPLGNLIPEWNDLTWRGEGRAASERLHATNNFPEFTGRLCPAPCESSCVLGINQPAVTIKQIEVSIADEAFSNGWIEPEPPGRLTGKTVAVVGSGPAGLAAAQQLTRAGHTVAVFERDDRIGGLLRYGIPDFKMEKKHLEARLRQMQDEGTRFRAGVEIGKDISWSDLRARYDAVVVATGATVPRDLPIPGRDLAGVHFAMEYLVESNRAVAGDTVPHQISAEGKHVIVIGGGDTGADCIGTAHRHGALSVTNLAIGKQPPAERPEHQPWPMTPTLFEVASAHEEGGERSFLASTVEFLANDAGEVRALRVAETEFVDGRRVPKSGTEREIPADLVLIAMGFTGPEQAFMSDQIGSQFTDRGNLRRDDDYQTSTPGVFVAGDAGRGQSLIVWAIAEGRAVAASVDAHLMGETELPSPVRPNDLAIGLQPA; this is encoded by the coding sequence GTGGCTGACCCCAAGGGCTTTCTCAAGACGACAGAGCGTGAACTGCCGCCGCGTCGACCGGTCCCCGTGCGGATCATGGACTGGAAAGAGGTCTACGAGCCGGGCGACTCGGCGGTGCTGCGCCGTCAGGCGGGGCGCTGCATGGACTGCGGAGTGCCGTTCTGCCACAAGGGATGCCCGCTCGGCAACCTGATCCCCGAGTGGAACGATCTCACGTGGCGCGGCGAGGGCCGCGCAGCGAGTGAGCGCCTGCACGCGACGAACAACTTCCCCGAGTTCACGGGTCGGCTGTGCCCCGCACCGTGCGAGAGCTCGTGCGTGCTCGGCATCAACCAGCCCGCCGTCACGATCAAGCAGATCGAGGTGTCGATCGCCGACGAGGCGTTCTCGAACGGATGGATCGAGCCCGAGCCGCCCGGACGCCTGACGGGGAAGACCGTCGCCGTCGTGGGATCGGGACCCGCCGGACTCGCCGCCGCGCAGCAGCTCACGCGCGCCGGCCACACCGTCGCGGTGTTCGAACGGGACGATCGCATCGGCGGCCTCCTTCGGTATGGGATCCCCGACTTCAAGATGGAGAAGAAGCACCTCGAGGCGCGGCTTCGCCAGATGCAGGACGAAGGCACGCGTTTCCGCGCGGGTGTGGAGATCGGCAAGGACATCTCCTGGAGCGACCTGCGCGCTCGCTACGACGCCGTCGTCGTCGCGACGGGCGCGACGGTGCCGCGTGATCTGCCGATCCCGGGCCGCGACCTCGCGGGCGTGCACTTCGCGATGGAGTACCTCGTCGAATCGAATCGAGCCGTCGCGGGCGACACCGTCCCCCACCAGATCTCCGCAGAGGGCAAGCACGTCATCGTCATCGGCGGAGGTGACACCGGCGCCGACTGCATCGGCACCGCACACCGCCACGGGGCCTTGAGCGTGACGAACCTCGCCATCGGCAAGCAGCCGCCGGCGGAGCGTCCGGAGCACCAGCCGTGGCCCATGACGCCGACGCTGTTCGAAGTGGCCTCGGCGCACGAAGAGGGCGGCGAACGGTCGTTCCTCGCCTCGACGGTCGAGTTCCTCGCCAACGACGCCGGCGAAGTCCGCGCTCTGCGCGTCGCCGAGACGGAGTTCGTCGACGGGCGCCGCGTTCCCAAGAGCGGAACAGAGCGAGAGATCCCCGCCGACCTCGTGCTCATCGCCATGGGCTTCACCGGCCCGGAGCAGGCCTTCATGTCGGACCAGATCGGCTCGCAGTTCACCGACCGGGGCAACCTGCGCCGCGACGACGACTACCAGACCTCGACACCCGGCGTCTTCGTGGCGGGTGACGCCGGCCGCGGCCAGTCGCTCATCGTGTGGGCGATCGCCGAGGGTCGTGCCGTCGCCGCCAGCGTCGACGCCCACCTGATGGGCGAGACCGAACTGCCATCTCCTGTTCGCCCGAACGACCTCGCGATCGGTCTTCAGCCCGCGTAG
- the pyk gene encoding pyruvate kinase, with the protein MRRAKIVATLGPATSTYEMVRAIIDAGVDVARFNLSHGDYSVHDNNFANVRKAADDAGRPVAILVDLQGPKIRLGKFENGPHFLAVGDIFKITVEDILGTKEIVSTTFKGLPHDVKPGDFLLIDDGKVRVQVLETDGTVVTTEVIVAGPVSNNKGINLPGVAVNVPALSDKDEADLRWGLRAGADLIALSFVRDAKDVQRVHVIMAEEGRHVPVIAKIEKPQAVDNLEEIIDAFDGIMVARGDLGVELPLEAVPIVQKRAVELCRRMAKPVIVATQMLESMIDNPVPTRAETSDVANAVLDGADAVMLSGETSVGKYPVVVVETMARIVASTEEHGLERIQPLNAKPRTQGGAITLAALEVAEFVEAKYLCIFTESGDTARRMSRLRPRIPMIGFAPDPAIRRRMALTWGVQSTIVEHVAHTDRMFIQVDDYFLANDLAQVGDKVVVISGSPPGIIGSTNDIRIHKIGDAVHGKAPIYRE; encoded by the coding sequence ATGAGACGCGCAAAAATCGTCGCCACCCTAGGTCCCGCCACATCGACGTACGAGATGGTTCGAGCCATCATCGACGCGGGAGTGGATGTCGCTCGGTTCAACCTGAGCCACGGTGACTACTCGGTCCACGACAACAACTTCGCCAACGTGCGCAAGGCCGCAGACGACGCCGGTCGTCCCGTCGCGATTCTCGTGGATCTGCAGGGACCGAAGATCCGGCTCGGCAAGTTCGAGAACGGTCCCCACTTCCTCGCGGTCGGCGACATCTTCAAGATCACCGTCGAGGACATCCTCGGCACCAAGGAGATCGTCTCGACGACGTTCAAGGGCCTCCCGCACGACGTCAAGCCGGGCGACTTCCTGCTCATTGACGACGGCAAGGTCCGCGTCCAGGTGCTCGAGACCGACGGAACGGTCGTGACGACCGAGGTCATCGTGGCGGGTCCCGTCTCGAACAACAAGGGCATCAACCTGCCCGGTGTGGCCGTCAACGTCCCGGCCCTTTCCGACAAGGACGAGGCAGACCTCCGCTGGGGCCTCCGTGCCGGCGCAGACCTCATCGCGCTCTCCTTCGTGCGCGACGCCAAGGACGTCCAGCGCGTCCACGTGATCATGGCCGAAGAGGGGCGTCACGTCCCCGTCATCGCGAAGATCGAGAAGCCCCAGGCTGTCGACAACCTCGAAGAGATCATCGACGCCTTCGACGGCATCATGGTCGCCCGCGGCGACCTGGGTGTCGAGCTTCCGCTCGAGGCCGTTCCGATCGTGCAGAAGCGCGCCGTCGAACTGTGCCGTCGCATGGCCAAGCCCGTCATCGTCGCAACCCAGATGCTCGAGTCGATGATCGACAACCCGGTGCCCACCCGCGCCGAGACGAGCGACGTCGCCAACGCCGTCCTCGACGGCGCGGACGCCGTCATGCTGTCGGGCGAGACGAGCGTCGGGAAGTACCCCGTCGTCGTCGTCGAGACGATGGCGCGCATCGTCGCCTCGACCGAAGAGCACGGCCTCGAGCGCATCCAGCCGCTCAACGCGAAGCCGCGCACACAGGGTGGCGCCATCACGCTCGCAGCCCTCGAAGTGGCGGAGTTCGTCGAGGCGAAGTACCTCTGCATCTTCACCGAGTCGGGCGACACCGCGCGCCGCATGTCGCGGCTGCGTCCGCGGATCCCCATGATCGGCTTCGCACCGGATCCGGCGATCCGTCGCCGCATGGCGCTCACGTGGGGTGTCCAGTCGACGATCGTCGAGCATGTCGCGCACACCGATCGGATGTTCATCCAGGTCGACGACTACTTCCTCGCCAACGACCTCGCTCAGGTCGGTGACAAGGTCGTCGTCATCTCGGGTTCTCCTCCCGGAATCATCGGATCGACCAACGACATCCGCATCCACAAGATCGGAGACGCGGTGCACGGCAAGGCGCCGATCTACCGCGAGTAA
- a CDS encoding SHOCT domain-containing protein, with translation MWDIFWLMLWFAYLTAYIYVVVLIISDLFRDTALSGWWKAVWIVFLVFVPFLTALVYLVARGSGIADRAGRGRGVVAEADDYRPRASASPSEDIAQAKALLDAGTISQGEFEALKSKALGNQYFGA, from the coding sequence ATGTGGGACATCTTCTGGCTCATGCTCTGGTTCGCCTACTTGACGGCCTACATCTACGTCGTGGTGCTGATCATCAGCGACCTCTTCCGCGACACCGCGCTGAGTGGATGGTGGAAGGCGGTGTGGATCGTCTTCCTGGTGTTCGTCCCCTTCCTCACGGCCCTCGTCTACCTCGTTGCGCGCGGGAGCGGCATCGCCGATCGAGCGGGTCGGGGGCGTGGCGTGGTCGCTGAAGCGGACGACTACCGGCCTCGGGCATCAGCGAGCCCCTCGGAGGACATCGCGCAGGCGAAGGCGCTGCTGGATGCCGGGACGATCAGCCAGGGCGAGTTCGAAGCCCTCAAGAGCAAGGCCCTCGGAAACCAGTACTTCGGAGCATGA
- a CDS encoding ANTAR domain-containing response regulator, translating to MTEQEQTPSSAPRRVVVAEDESLIRLDIVEILRDNGFDVVGEAGDGETAVQLATELRPDLVIMDVKMPQLDGISAAEKLSKNHIAPVVLLTAFSQKELVERASEAGALAYVVKPFTPNDLLPAIEIALARYEQIITLEAEVADMVERFETRKLVDRAKGLLNEKMGLSEPEAFRWIQKASMDRRLTMQDVAKAIIEQLAPKK from the coding sequence GTGACTGAGCAGGAACAGACCCCGTCTTCAGCCCCCCGCCGCGTCGTCGTGGCCGAGGACGAATCCCTCATCCGACTCGACATCGTCGAGATCCTCCGAGACAACGGCTTCGATGTCGTGGGCGAAGCGGGTGACGGCGAGACCGCCGTGCAGCTCGCGACCGAGCTCCGACCCGACCTCGTCATCATGGACGTCAAGATGCCCCAGCTCGACGGCATCTCCGCCGCCGAGAAGCTCAGCAAGAACCACATCGCCCCCGTCGTGCTGCTGACGGCCTTCAGCCAGAAGGAGCTCGTGGAGCGCGCGAGCGAGGCCGGCGCACTGGCTTACGTCGTGAAGCCCTTCACGCCGAACGACCTGCTTCCCGCGATCGAGATCGCTCTGGCGCGCTACGAGCAGATCATCACGCTCGAGGCCGAGGTCGCCGACATGGTCGAGCGCTTCGAGACGCGCAAGCTCGTAGACCGTGCGAAGGGCCTCCTCAACGAGAAGATGGGCCTCAGCGAGCCCGAGGCGTTCCGCTGGATCCAGAAGGCGTCCATGGATCGCCGACTGACGATGCAGGACGTCGCGAAGGCCATCATCGAGCAGCTCGCGCCCAAGAAGTAA
- a CDS encoding hotdog fold thioesterase, with the protein MSATSPSDAPGLEWAARRGMGALAEKMGMEFTEFAVDRCVATMPVEGNTQPVGLLHGGAYVVLGESLGSMAANLHAGEGRLAVGVDINATHTRSATSGIVTGVCTPIHLGRSMTVHEIVVTDDQGRRCSTIRITNMIRDLPSGRA; encoded by the coding sequence ATGAGCGCGACCTCCCCCTCCGATGCACCGGGCCTCGAATGGGCCGCACGTCGTGGAATGGGTGCTCTCGCCGAGAAGATGGGCATGGAGTTCACCGAGTTCGCGGTCGATCGGTGCGTTGCCACGATGCCCGTCGAGGGGAACACGCAGCCCGTGGGTCTCCTCCACGGAGGCGCATACGTCGTGCTCGGCGAATCACTCGGCTCGATGGCCGCCAACCTGCACGCCGGAGAAGGTCGGCTCGCTGTCGGCGTCGACATCAATGCCACGCACACCCGGTCCGCGACATCCGGCATCGTGACGGGTGTCTGCACGCCGATTCATCTCGGGCGGTCGATGACTGTCCACGAGATCGTGGTGACGGACGACCAGGGTCGCCGCTGCTCGACCATCCGCATCACGAACATGATCCGCGACCTGCCGAGCGGACGCGCCTGA